A section of the Lineus longissimus chromosome 1, tnLinLong1.2, whole genome shotgun sequence genome encodes:
- the LOC135483244 gene encoding chondroitin sulfate N-acetylgalactosaminyltransferase 1-like, producing MIREVLYYSMMRTIPRVVILLLVLSFAMLLLISRCGVEMDYTLQSHPPGTPRREYYLHMLEDQNSVHGKEIQKLKEQIAALQEEVRHRAGKISRVMKNAVGPNSDDAEGGEEETFGVNHKVEKRRDTGVQQMSIPLQSSSDLGKYIQQKVKESEIVTGVSLNTEYDLTAFYRFTLNRVYLSHLGLGKRVVERPIGFKKKDLHEVLVLALETLNKNRGTKPLFTGDHFVEGLYRTEQSMGTHYELFFRNIDMTAEHGYRRLVLTRPYAPLQLVLDNTTETDDEVINLILPLSASRIDTFRTFMDYFKRVCIKADKRIFLTIVYFGSYHLDTVKAVISTIERLFKFRLIKLVPLNETFSRGRGLQVGVQSWTKGDVLMFLCDVDIIFTTEFLERCRLNAFKGTKVYYPMVFSLYNPSVVYTLQDNDIPPRDRQLVISKATGFWRDFGYGMTCQYRSDFLAIGGFEEKITGWGMEDVLLYRKYVKSRYLVVRAPDPGIFHMWHEKHCDPELPVDQYRACIQSRALNEASHEQLGMLAFKNELEQYKEKKENREKQQSHIVPVHT from the coding sequence ATGATCCGCGAGGTCCTCTATTATTCCATGATGCGAACCATTCCACGTGTTGTCATCCTACTCCTTGTCCTCTCCTTTGCCATGCTGCTTCTAATCTCGCGCTGCGGCGTCGAGATGGACTACACGCTACAGAGCCATCCACCGGGCACCCCAAGGCGGGAATATTACCTCCATATGTTGGAGGATCAGAATAGCGTCCACGGGAAGGAGattcaaaaactgaaagaacAGATCGCTGCTTTACAGGAGGAAGTACGGCATCGGGCGGGAAAGATTTCCCGCGTTATGAAAAATGCTGTGGGACCAAATTCCGATGATGCAGAGGGTGGCGAGGAGGAAACCTTTGGTGTGAATCACAAAGTGGAGAAGCGACGTGATACAGGGGTTCAACAAATGTCCATTCCTTTACAGAGTTCGAGTGATTTAGGAAAGTACATCCAGCAGAAAGTAAAGGAGTCGGAAATTGTCACTGGTGTGAGTTTGAACACGGAGTATGATCTGACGGCGTTTTATCGTTTTACCCTTAATCGTGTTTATCTGTCTCATCTGGGATTAGGGAAGCGTGTTGTTGAGAGACCCATTGGGTTCAAAAAGAAAGACCTTCACGAAGTCTTGGTGCTGGCTCTGGAGACACTCAATAAAAACCGAGGGACAAAGCCTCTTTTTACTGGGGATCATTTTGTAGAAGGTCTTTATAGGACAGAACAATCAATGGGGACACATTATGAGCTATTTTTCCGCAATATTGATATGACAGCGGAACATGGATATCGCAGATTAGTGCTGACTCGGCCGTATGCGCCCCTGCAGCTTGTGCTCGACAACACAACAGAAACCGATGACGAAGTCATCAATTTGATACTGCCGTTATCCGCTTCACGTATTGATACATTTCGGACATTCATGGACTACTTTAAGCGGGTGTGTATAAAAGCTGACAAACGTATCTTCCTGACGATTGTGTATTTTGGCTCCTATCATTTAGATACAGTAAAAGCAGTCATTTCAACAATTGAAAGATTATTCAAATTTCGACTCATAAAGTTAGTGCCATTGAATGAAACATTTAGCCGAGGGCGTGGCCTACAAGTCGGTGTACAGAGTTGGACTAAAGGTGACGTTCTCATGTTCTTATGTGACGTTGATATCATTTTCACGACAGAGTTTCTCGAAAGGTGTCGCCTTAATGCATTCAAAGGTACTAAAGTCTACTACCCCATGGTATTCAGCTTATATAACCCTAGCGTGGTCTACACGCTCCAGGACAACGATATCCCGCCGCGTGATAGGCAGCTGGTCATATCAAAAGCTACGGGATTCTGGCGCGATTTTGGTTATGGCATGACGTGCCAGTACCGGTCAGACTTCCTCGCCATTGGCGGTTTTGAGGAAAAAATAACCGGTTGGGGGATGGAGGACGTGCTACTGTATCGTAAATATGTGAAAAGTCGTTATCTGGTTGTACGAGCGCCTGATCCTGGAATCTTCCACATGTGGCATGAGAAACATTGTGATCCTGAGCTTCCTGTCGACCAGTATAGAGCGTGCATCCAGTCCCGCGCCCTGAACGAGGCCTCTCACGAACAGCTCGGCATGTTGGCCTTTAAAAATGAACTGGAGCAGtataaagaaaagaaagaaaaccggGAAAAACAACAGAGCCATATCGTACCTGTCCATACGTAG
- the LOC135497303 gene encoding alpha-(1,3)-fucosyltransferase 11-like: MRGNGAGLLLVLCGVLHNLEMTIATHDINDQEVFEPHTSSKQILNVASGNVSSTTITTKDGVDVSNADGDVPPYVRDTQIDIPTILWWTHRLFTHKENSILQCPKASCRVTSNRKHLSRAKTRGIIFYGSDFDSEELPIPRKKHHEWALVHEESPMNNHLLTHTNMIRLFNHTSTFKRESDYPLTLYSLPSLHYLIERKPLSIDVKNKHRKDGLAPVVYIQSHRGVASYRDPYVEELMKYIPVDSYGACLHNKDLPKELIDPVEHMGSPQFLDLISKYKFHLAFENALCDDYMTEKLFRVFHVGGVPVHLGSTKVRDWMPDEHSVITVDDFASPKDLAEYLLRLDSNDEEYEKYLEYRKAGGITNSLLVNHMKNRPYDDNDPRKYNFLQGFECHVCEKISERFQNEKQHHADPSVPLMPPRIAHYSHLNCHQPHPHPSLDQDQVLEDLKEKRKASQPGELGRIDWIEDYWQAYSKAVAINKMLQVGETNPGKFNDYWMEAMRERPGQEL, from the exons ATGAGAGGCAATGGTGCTGGTCTGTTGCTGGTGCTTTGTGGAGTCTTACACAATTTGGAAATGACGATCGCTACGCATGACATCAACGATCAAGAGGTTTTTGAACCCCACACgtcatcaaaacaaatcttgaaTGTGGCTTCAGGAAATGTGTCgtcaacaacaataacaacaaaggATGGAGTTGATGTGTCAAATGCTGATGGAGATGTGCCACCATATGTTAGGGATACACAGATCGATATTCCGACAATTCTCTGGTGGACACATAGACTATTTACTCACAAGGAAAATTCGATTCTTCAATGTCCTAAAGCGTCCTGTCGTGTGACAAGCAATCGTAAACACTTGTCTCGTGCAAAGACACGTGGGATCATCTTTTATGGGTCCGATTTTGATAGCGAAGAGCTGCCAATTCCACGAAAGAAACACCATGAATGGGCTCTTGTGCATGAGGAATCGCCAATGAATAATCACCTTCTGACTCACACCAACATGATTCGTCTTTTTAACCACACGAGTACGTTCAAGAGAGAGTCTGATTACCCCTTGACTTTGTACTCACTGCCGTCTTTACATTATCTAATTGAAAGGAAGCCGTTGTCTATAGatgtgaaaaataaacacaggaAAGACGGACTTGCTCCTGTTGTTTATATCCAATCACACAGAGGCGTTGCTTCTTATCGTGATCCCTATGTTGAGGAACTTATGAAATATATTCCTGTTGATTCGTATGGTGCTTGTCTTCACAATAAGGATTTACCAAAAGAACTGATAGACCCAGTGGAACATATGGGTAGTCCACAATTTCTTGActtaatttcaaaatacaaatttcatttgGCATTTGAAAATGCTTTATGTGATGACTACATGACAGAGAAACTTTTCAGGGTCTTCCACGTAGGAGGTGTTCCTGTCCACTTGGGTTCGACAAAAGTTAGAGACTGGATGCCTGATGAGCATTCTGTAATAACTGTTGATGACTTTGCATCGCCTAAAGATCTTGCTGAATATTTACTAAGACTTGATTCTAATGATGAGGAGTATGAAAAATACTTAGAGTATCGGAAAGCTGGTGGGATTACAAACTCGTTACTTGTCAACCATATGAAGAATAGACcatatgatgacaatgatccaAGAAAGTATAATTTTCTTCAGGGATTTGAATGCCATGTTTGTGAGAAGATCAGCGAGAGATTCCAGAATGAGAAACAACACCATGCTGACCCGAGTGTTCCATTGATGCCACCAAGGATAGCCCACTACAGCCACCTCAACTGCCACCAACCACACCCACATCCATCTCTAGATCAAGACCAAGTTCTGGAAGATCTCAAAGAAAAAAG AAAGGCTAGCCAACCCGGAGAACTTGGCCGAATTGACTGGATCGAGGATTACTGGCAAGCCTACAGTAAAGCTGTTGCTATCAATAAGATGCTGCAGGTTGGAGAGACCAATCCGGGCAAGTTCAATGACTACTGGATGGAGGCCATGAGAGAGAGACCAGGGCAGGAGCTTTAG